A genomic window from Micromonospora ferruginea includes:
- a CDS encoding acyl-CoA carboxylase subunit beta, with translation MTLDGEALEQLRKRARAGGADKYHAANAAKGKLFARERVAHLVDEGSFVEDGLYANAMADGLPADGVVTGTATIDGRPVCLMANDSTVKAGSWGARTVEKIIRIIERAYTTKVPMVYLVDSAGARITDQVDLFPGRRGAGKIFWNQVRASGAIPQVCALFGPSAAGGAYIPAFCDVVAMVDGNASMYLGSDRMVEMVTGEKTTLEAMGGAKVHCTESGVGHFLCKTETDALDVVRTYLSYLPANWTETPPAAEAKPAPEKADLAALVPASERQAFDMRRYVKGLVDDGSFFEIQALWAKELTIGFGRLNGEVVGVVGNNSMFKGGVLFVDSADKATRFVQLCDAFNVPLLFLSDVPGFMVGSAVEKQGIIRHGAKMITAISEATVPKICVVVRKAYGAGLYAMAGPGFEPDATIALPTAKIAVMGAEAAVNAVYANKIAAISDETEQAAFVAAKREEYERDIDVVRLASELVVDAIVEPHELRAELVRRFAAARTKTREFSHRRHGVTPV, from the coding sequence GTGACGCTCGACGGTGAGGCTCTGGAGCAGTTGCGCAAGCGCGCCCGTGCCGGCGGTGCGGACAAATACCACGCGGCCAACGCCGCGAAGGGCAAGCTGTTCGCCCGCGAGCGGGTGGCGCACCTGGTCGACGAGGGGTCCTTCGTCGAGGACGGGCTCTACGCCAACGCCATGGCCGACGGGTTGCCCGCCGACGGCGTGGTCACCGGCACCGCGACCATCGACGGCCGGCCGGTCTGCCTGATGGCGAACGACTCCACGGTCAAGGCCGGGAGCTGGGGCGCACGCACCGTCGAGAAGATCATCCGCATCATCGAGCGGGCCTACACGACCAAGGTGCCGATGGTCTACCTGGTCGACTCCGCCGGCGCCCGGATCACCGACCAGGTCGACCTGTTCCCCGGCCGGCGCGGCGCCGGGAAGATCTTCTGGAACCAGGTCCGGGCCTCCGGCGCGATCCCGCAGGTCTGCGCGCTCTTCGGGCCCAGCGCGGCCGGCGGGGCGTACATTCCGGCGTTCTGCGACGTGGTGGCCATGGTGGACGGCAACGCCAGCATGTATCTCGGCTCCGACCGGATGGTCGAGATGGTCACCGGCGAGAAGACCACGCTGGAGGCGATGGGCGGGGCCAAGGTGCACTGCACCGAGTCCGGGGTGGGCCACTTCCTCTGCAAGACCGAGACCGACGCGCTCGACGTGGTGCGGACCTACCTGTCCTACCTGCCGGCCAACTGGACCGAGACGCCGCCGGCCGCCGAGGCGAAGCCCGCGCCGGAGAAGGCCGACCTGGCCGCGCTGGTCCCGGCCAGCGAGCGGCAGGCGTTCGACATGCGGCGGTACGTCAAGGGCCTGGTCGATGACGGCAGCTTCTTCGAGATCCAGGCGCTCTGGGCCAAGGAGCTGACCATCGGCTTCGGCCGGCTGAACGGCGAGGTCGTCGGTGTGGTCGGCAACAACTCGATGTTCAAGGGCGGCGTGCTCTTCGTCGACTCGGCCGACAAGGCGACCCGGTTCGTGCAGCTCTGCGACGCGTTCAACGTGCCGCTGCTGTTCCTCAGCGACGTGCCCGGCTTCATGGTCGGCAGCGCGGTGGAGAAGCAGGGCATCATCCGGCACGGCGCGAAGATGATCACGGCGATCTCCGAGGCGACGGTGCCGAAGATCTGCGTGGTGGTCCGCAAGGCGTACGGCGCGGGCCTCTACGCGATGGCCGGCCCCGGTTTCGAGCCCGACGCCACCATCGCGCTGCCCACCGCGAAGATCGCCGTGATGGGCGCCGAGGCCGCGGTCAACGCCGTCTACGCCAACAAGATCGCCGCGATCTCCGACGAGACCGAGCAGGCCGCGTTCGTCGCCGCGAAGCGCGAGGAGTACGAGCGCGACATCGACGTCGTCCGGCTCGCCAGCGAGCTGGTGGTGGACGCGATCGTCGAGCCGCACGAGCTGCGCGCCGAGCTGGTGCGCCGCTTCGCCGCCGCCCGCACCAAAACCCGCGAGTTCTCCCATCGCCGCCACGGCGTAACCCCCGTCTGA
- a CDS encoding PASTA domain-containing protein, with translation MSDDRQEPPAGDADATRALPPDRGADATPAARPDPAADADATRAMPRDAAGAEDADATRAMPRDAAGAEDADATRAMPRDAAGAEDADATRAIPRDADATRAMPRGGADADATRAMPRDRGGDATRVEPRADATRPLPGGASRPLDATGRSEPVGGAAWSGRAGVPPPRPAGYPEPGAEWYGDEQSGRRWWMPILLGILALVLIGLIAAGVWLALRAADRDPGSGTSPSAAPSTSAQTSASPTSESPSSSPSSESPSTSAAVEVPMPPLVGLPEAAARAALDRLDIDYRVQRRPSDRPAGTVIATDPEAGYSVGEGERVTLVVAAPPAPTTGAPTTTRTTSGATPSTTATP, from the coding sequence ATGAGCGACGACCGTCAGGAGCCACCGGCCGGTGACGCGGACGCGACCCGGGCGCTGCCACCGGATCGGGGCGCCGACGCCACCCCCGCCGCACGGCCCGACCCTGCCGCCGACGCGGACGCCACCCGCGCGATGCCCCGCGACGCGGCCGGTGCGGAGGACGCGGACGCCACCCGCGCGATGCCGCGCGACGCGGCCGGTGCGGAGGACGCGGACGCCACCCGCGCGATGCCCCGCGACGCGGCCGGTGCGGAAGACGCGGACGCCACTCGCGCCATACCCCGCGACGCGGACGCCACCCGCGCCATGCCGCGCGGCGGGGCGGACGCGGACGCGACCCGGGCGATGCCACGGGACCGTGGTGGGGACGCGACGCGGGTCGAGCCGCGGGCCGACGCCACCCGGCCGTTGCCCGGCGGGGCGTCGCGGCCGCTCGATGCCACCGGCCGGTCGGAGCCGGTCGGTGGTGCGGCCTGGTCCGGGCGGGCCGGGGTGCCGCCGCCCCGGCCGGCCGGCTACCCGGAGCCCGGCGCCGAGTGGTACGGCGACGAGCAGTCCGGCCGCCGCTGGTGGATGCCGATCCTGCTGGGCATCCTCGCGCTGGTCCTGATCGGGCTGATCGCGGCCGGGGTCTGGCTCGCGCTGCGTGCCGCGGACCGTGACCCCGGCTCGGGCACGTCACCGTCGGCGGCGCCGAGCACCTCGGCGCAGACGAGCGCCTCGCCGACCAGCGAGTCGCCGAGCAGTTCGCCGTCGAGCGAGTCGCCGTCCACGAGCGCGGCGGTCGAGGTGCCGATGCCCCCGCTGGTGGGGCTGCCCGAGGCGGCGGCCCGGGCGGCCCTGGACCGGCTCGACATCGACTACCGGGTGCAGCGCCGGCCGTCGGATCGACCGGCGGGCACGGTGATCGCCACGGACCCGGAGGCCGGTTACTCGGTGGGCGAGGGCGAGCGGGTCACGCTCGTGGTGGCCGCGCCGCCGGCACCGACCACCGGCGCGCCGACGACCACCCGGACCACCTCGGGTGCCACGCCCTCCACCACCGCCACGCCCTGA
- a CDS encoding MarR family winged helix-turn-helix transcriptional regulator: MDQNVFDDPRITAVGLLYEAHAGLSARFAAQFEEHGLSPVEFEVLTRLARSPNNQLRMTDLAAQTSLSTSGVTRVVDRMERDGLIRRRACPSDRRSSFAVVTASGLGRLDEILPGHLTIIEQWFTGQLAPAELAGLLDGLRRVRDAVHPGATAGSTEATEGPTC, encoded by the coding sequence GTGGATCAGAACGTGTTCGACGACCCCCGGATCACCGCCGTCGGCCTCCTCTACGAGGCGCACGCCGGGCTGTCCGCCCGGTTCGCCGCCCAGTTCGAGGAGCACGGGCTCTCCCCGGTCGAGTTCGAGGTGCTCACCCGGCTCGCCCGGTCACCCAACAACCAACTGCGGATGACCGACCTCGCGGCGCAGACCTCGCTCTCCACCAGCGGCGTCACCCGGGTGGTCGACCGGATGGAACGCGACGGGCTGATCCGCCGCCGCGCCTGCCCGTCCGACCGGCGCAGCTCCTTCGCGGTGGTCACCGCCTCCGGCCTCGGTCGACTGGACGAGATCCTGCCCGGCCACCTGACGATCATCGAGCAGTGGTTCACCGGCCAGCTCGCCCCGGCCGAGCTGGCCGGCCTCCTGGACGGGCTGCGCCGGGTGCGGGACGCCGTCCACCCGGGCGCCACCGCCGGCAGCACCGAAGCGACCGAGGGCCCCACCTGCTGA
- a CDS encoding PASTA domain-containing protein: MTDDRQPVPDETGPGRTRLVVGGGLAAALLAVIGASVGWVLAGDPDRSTVSPEATPPPAALPSRSSQVTPSQVAPTTGRSAEDRPTGSRSTTPAGLTVPELVGTDFEQARRELRDRRLGWRLVFGSGSGRAVERTSPSPGAPVRRGVTVTVWVAGPAPAVTVPDLGGQSCSDAVDELVEAGLYPRYRTGRQGPVGGQDPVAGGTARWNDQVTLTCGVAPSDPPPTP, translated from the coding sequence ATGACGGACGATCGGCAGCCGGTACCCGACGAGACCGGTCCGGGCCGGACCCGGCTGGTGGTCGGTGGCGGCCTGGCGGCGGCCCTGCTGGCGGTGATCGGTGCGAGCGTGGGCTGGGTGCTGGCCGGCGATCCCGACCGGTCGACCGTGTCGCCCGAGGCCACGCCACCACCGGCCGCGTTGCCGTCCCGTTCCTCCCAGGTCACGCCCTCCCAGGTCGCGCCCACCACGGGTCGCTCCGCCGAGGATCGTCCGACCGGTTCTCGGTCGACCACTCCGGCCGGGTTGACGGTGCCGGAGCTGGTGGGCACCGACTTCGAGCAGGCCCGGCGGGAGTTGCGCGACCGCCGGCTCGGCTGGCGGCTGGTGTTCGGGAGCGGCTCGGGCCGCGCGGTGGAACGCACGTCACCGAGCCCTGGCGCGCCGGTCCGGCGCGGTGTGACCGTGACCGTCTGGGTCGCCGGGCCGGCGCCGGCCGTCACCGTGCCCGACCTGGGCGGTCAGTCCTGTTCGGACGCGGTCGACGAGCTGGTGGAGGCGGGGCTCTATCCCCGCTACCGCACCGGCAGGCAGGGGCCGGTCGGCGGGCAGGATCCGGTCGCCGGTGGCACCGCGCGCTGGAACGACCAGGTCACGCTGACCTGCGGCGTCGCACCGTCCGATCCGCCGCCGACCCCCTGA
- a CDS encoding YceI family protein → MTSSTEATTRDWEGLTIPAPGTYLLDAAHKRVGFVARHMMVSKVRGEFADATATITVSEDPLQSAVTASIQAASINTAQADRDAHLRSPEFLDAEQFPTLEFRSTGVKSREGNEFVLAGELTIKGVTRPVDLQVEFEGVGRSPFGQDIFGFSAHTEIDREDFGLTWNVALETGGVLVGRKVKIEIEGEAIRQG, encoded by the coding sequence ATGACCAGCAGCACCGAGGCGACTACCCGCGACTGGGAGGGCCTCACCATTCCGGCCCCCGGCACCTACCTCCTGGACGCCGCCCACAAGCGGGTCGGGTTCGTCGCGCGGCACATGATGGTCAGCAAGGTACGCGGTGAGTTCGCCGACGCCACGGCCACCATCACCGTCAGCGAGGACCCGCTGCAGTCCGCGGTCACCGCCAGCATCCAGGCCGCCAGCATCAACACCGCGCAGGCGGACCGCGACGCGCACCTGCGCAGCCCGGAGTTCCTCGACGCCGAGCAGTTCCCGACGCTGGAGTTCCGCAGCACCGGCGTGAAGTCCCGCGAGGGCAACGAGTTCGTGCTCGCCGGCGAGCTGACCATCAAGGGCGTGACCCGTCCGGTCGACCTCCAGGTCGAGTTCGAGGGCGTCGGCCGCAGCCCGTTCGGGCAGGACATCTTCGGCTTCTCCGCGCACACCGAGATCGACCGCGAGGACTTCGGCCTGACCTGGAACGTCGCCCTGGAGACCGGTGGCGTGCTGGTCGGCCGCAAGGTCAAGATCGAGATCGAGGGTGAGGCCATCCGCCAGGGCTGA
- a CDS encoding acyl-CoA dehydrogenase family protein, translating to MDFRLDEEQQALRESVRDFAREVVAPVIGEHYEKHTFPYEVIRQMGKMGLFGLPFAEEHGGMGGDYFALCLALEELARVDSSVAITLEAAVSLGAMPIYRFGTDEQKARWLPKLLSGEALAGFGLTEPGTGSDAGGTQTRAVLDEATNEWVINGSKAFITNSGTDITVLVTVTAVTGIRPDGGKELSTIIVPSGTPGFTVAPGYSKVGWTASDTHELTFDDCRVPAANLLGERGRGFAQFLRILDEGRIAIAALAVGLAQGCVDESIKYARERQAFGQPIGNYQAIQFKIADMEMKAHTARLAYYDAAARMLAGEPFKRQAAIAKLHASTVAVDNAREATQIHGGYGFMNEYPVARFWRDSKILEIGEGTSEVQRMIIARDLGM from the coding sequence ATGGACTTCCGGCTCGACGAGGAGCAGCAGGCGCTGCGCGAGAGCGTCCGGGACTTCGCCCGCGAGGTGGTCGCCCCGGTGATCGGCGAGCACTACGAGAAGCACACCTTCCCGTACGAGGTCATCCGGCAGATGGGCAAGATGGGCCTGTTCGGCCTGCCCTTCGCGGAGGAGCACGGCGGCATGGGTGGCGACTACTTCGCGCTCTGCCTGGCCCTGGAGGAGCTGGCCCGGGTCGACTCCAGCGTGGCGATCACCCTGGAGGCGGCGGTGTCGCTGGGCGCGATGCCGATCTACCGCTTCGGCACCGACGAGCAGAAGGCGCGCTGGTTGCCGAAGCTGCTCAGCGGTGAGGCGCTGGCCGGCTTCGGGCTGACCGAGCCGGGCACCGGCTCCGACGCCGGCGGCACCCAGACCCGGGCGGTGCTCGACGAGGCGACGAACGAGTGGGTGATCAACGGTTCGAAGGCGTTCATCACGAACTCCGGCACCGACATCACCGTGCTGGTGACCGTCACCGCGGTCACCGGCATCCGGCCGGACGGCGGCAAGGAGCTGTCCACCATCATCGTGCCGTCCGGCACGCCCGGCTTCACGGTCGCGCCCGGCTACTCCAAGGTCGGCTGGACCGCCTCGGACACCCACGAGCTGACCTTCGACGACTGCCGGGTGCCGGCGGCCAACCTGCTCGGCGAGCGCGGCCGGGGCTTCGCCCAGTTCCTGCGCATCCTGGACGAGGGCCGGATCGCCATCGCGGCGCTGGCCGTCGGCCTGGCCCAGGGCTGCGTCGACGAGTCGATCAAGTACGCCAGGGAGCGCCAGGCGTTCGGCCAGCCGATCGGCAACTACCAGGCGATCCAGTTCAAGATCGCCGACATGGAGATGAAGGCGCACACCGCCCGGCTGGCCTACTACGACGCGGCCGCCCGGATGCTGGCCGGCGAGCCGTTCAAGCGGCAGGCCGCGATCGCCAAGCTGCACGCCAGCACCGTCGCGGTGGACAACGCCCGGGAGGCGACCCAGATCCACGGCGGCTACGGCTTCATGAACGAGTACCCAGTCGCCCGCTTCTGGCGCGACTCCAAGATCTTGGAGATCGGCGAGGGCACCAGCGAGGTCCAGCGCATGATCATCGCGCGCGACCTCGGCATGTGA
- a CDS encoding hydroxymethylglutaryl-CoA lyase: protein MAELPASVSIREVGPRDGLQNEEPIPTDAKVRLLDALSRTGVRRIEAVSFVHPKAIPQMADADEVWQRAARVDGVRYSALVPNTRGAQRALAAGFTEIEVVVSASDTHNRRNVNRSTDESLDDIAELIDLLHGAGATAEVIVATSFGCPYEGDVDPRRVAGIVDRVARDGADRVAFGDTTGMGTPRRVRELVTAVRDRNAHLPVLLHFHNTRGTALANMLTAMELGVTEFDASVGGLGGCPYAPGASGNLATEEAVHMLHDMGVDTGIDLDVLIGAAELAERLVGKKLPSGVLRAGPRTRLTPLPG from the coding sequence ATGGCGGAACTGCCAGCTTCCGTGAGCATTCGGGAGGTCGGCCCCCGGGACGGGCTCCAGAACGAGGAGCCGATCCCGACCGACGCCAAGGTGCGGTTGCTCGACGCGCTGTCCCGAACGGGGGTACGGCGGATCGAGGCGGTCTCCTTCGTGCACCCGAAGGCGATCCCGCAGATGGCCGACGCCGACGAGGTGTGGCAGCGGGCGGCGCGGGTCGACGGGGTGCGCTACTCGGCGCTGGTGCCGAACACCCGGGGCGCGCAGCGGGCGCTGGCCGCCGGCTTCACCGAGATCGAGGTGGTGGTGTCGGCCAGCGACACGCACAACCGGCGCAACGTCAACCGCTCGACCGACGAGTCGCTGGACGACATCGCCGAGCTGATCGACCTGCTGCACGGCGCGGGCGCGACCGCCGAGGTGATCGTGGCGACCAGCTTCGGCTGCCCCTACGAGGGTGACGTGGACCCGCGGCGGGTCGCCGGGATCGTCGACCGGGTCGCCCGCGACGGCGCGGACCGGGTCGCGTTCGGCGACACCACCGGCATGGGTACGCCCCGGCGGGTCCGCGAGCTGGTCACCGCGGTCCGGGACCGCAACGCCCACCTGCCGGTGCTGCTGCACTTCCACAACACCCGGGGCACCGCGCTGGCGAACATGCTGACCGCGATGGAGCTGGGTGTCACCGAGTTCGACGCCAGCGTCGGTGGTCTCGGCGGCTGCCCGTACGCGCCGGGCGCCAGCGGCAACCTGGCGACCGAGGAGGCGGTGCACATGCTGCACGACATGGGCGTCGACACCGGGATCGACCTGGACGTCCTGATCGGGGCGGCGGAGCTGGCCGAGCGGCTGGTCGGCAAGAAGCTGCCGTCCGGCGTGCTCCGCGCCGGCCCGCGTACCCGCCTCACCCCGTTGCCCGGCTGA
- a CDS encoding ATP-binding protein, with protein sequence MTPDHDRSRSPGSGPPLSDLLRGHRLAAGLTQAELAERAGVGVRTVRDLERGRATRPQRTTVDLLADALGLTDVGRREFVVTARPTPSAAPASTPVEAVSDPGTPVALPQPVPLLGRERDVAEVSALLDAYPVVSLVGLAGVGKTALALTVAHAVAARHPGGVAGVLVGEGSDAADVLAASTSVFGVSRPADLACRFAGRPALLLVDAVDRAPGPVAEALRSLTDAAPGLRVLVTGRRPVGLPGELVRPVAPLDVPPAGVQPADRAELDRWPAAALFAARFTQARHAPPTRAELPALAALVRRLGGLPLAVELMAARGRILDVTELLDRYGDRVLDLAGVRPGWEPVDPAAGTVTLREAVATSYHLLAAVDRAALRRLSAFRNRWSVELAEELLADGGHRWDAVPLLDRLRELGLLSVRGTGPFRFRLLDAVRDFAAEQADLEFETAGIRLRHASVIAGLVRRTAPGLVGAELPGTVHLLDEATGDISAALAYAAEDAPAIALLLAAALPRWWRLRGRDVSGRAWLRRLLADPRTAGAPPVLRAWALLGSARLAAEHGAGPEELPSARAALAVFAEAGDVTGELSARSVLCAVLRGLGAHDEAREQADAALALATRHGRVREMAVAQHHLTWHDVRVGELAGGRRRLATVDRLAAQCGDQRLRLLARADLAELARLEGRYAEAAEQGRRAAAALVELGDPGRRRRTIGGVGLALALQGRGDEALAVVAELWPSGPVPRPRRPPAAERWDPPVVGRDVRTEDALRALIEGQVALNRGDRELAAEWFAAAAEAAAGGADRRDLVEALVGLAASTGDVAVLDRLDRARQVTGVSLLPREEELLYALAAQRERARRA encoded by the coding sequence ATGACTCCCGACCATGATCGTTCGCGGAGCCCGGGCAGCGGGCCGCCGCTGTCCGATCTGTTGCGCGGGCACCGGCTCGCCGCCGGCCTGACCCAGGCCGAGCTGGCCGAACGGGCGGGCGTGGGCGTGCGGACCGTGCGCGATCTGGAGCGGGGCCGGGCGACCCGGCCCCAACGCACCACCGTCGACCTGCTCGCCGACGCGCTCGGCCTGACCGACGTCGGCCGGCGGGAGTTCGTCGTCACCGCCCGGCCGACGCCGTCCGCCGCGCCGGCCTCCACGCCGGTCGAGGCCGTGTCCGATCCGGGTACGCCGGTCGCGCTGCCCCAGCCCGTACCGCTGCTCGGCCGGGAGCGCGACGTGGCGGAGGTGTCCGCCCTGCTCGACGCGTACCCGGTGGTGAGCCTGGTCGGGCTGGCCGGCGTCGGCAAGACCGCGCTCGCGCTCACCGTGGCCCACGCGGTCGCGGCCCGGCACCCGGGCGGTGTGGCCGGGGTGCTGGTCGGCGAGGGCTCGGACGCCGCCGACGTGCTCGCCGCCTCGACGTCGGTGTTCGGCGTGAGCCGGCCCGCCGACCTCGCCTGCCGGTTCGCCGGCCGGCCGGCGCTGCTGCTCGTCGACGCCGTCGACCGGGCGCCCGGGCCGGTGGCCGAGGCGCTGCGCTCGCTGACCGACGCCGCGCCGGGCCTGCGGGTGCTGGTGACCGGTCGCCGCCCGGTCGGGCTGCCCGGCGAGCTGGTGCGGCCGGTGGCGCCGCTCGACGTGCCGCCGGCCGGCGTGCAGCCGGCGGACCGGGCCGAGCTGGACCGCTGGCCCGCCGCGGCGCTCTTCGCCGCCCGGTTCACCCAGGCCCGGCACGCGCCACCCACCCGGGCCGAGCTGCCGGCGCTCGCCGCGCTGGTCCGCCGACTCGGCGGGCTGCCCCTGGCCGTCGAGCTGATGGCCGCGCGGGGGCGGATCCTCGACGTCACCGAGCTGCTGGACCGGTACGGCGACCGGGTGCTCGACCTGGCCGGCGTGCGCCCCGGCTGGGAGCCCGTCGACCCGGCCGCCGGCACGGTCACGTTGCGCGAGGCGGTGGCGACCAGCTACCACCTGCTCGCCGCCGTCGATCGTGCCGCGCTGCGGCGGCTGTCCGCGTTCCGCAACCGCTGGTCCGTCGAGCTGGCCGAGGAGTTGCTCGCCGACGGCGGTCACCGCTGGGACGCGGTGCCGCTGCTGGACCGCCTCCGCGAGTTGGGTCTGCTCAGCGTCCGGGGCACCGGCCCGTTCCGGTTCCGGCTGCTGGACGCGGTCCGCGACTTCGCGGCCGAGCAGGCCGATCTGGAGTTCGAGACGGCGGGCATCCGGCTGCGGCACGCCAGTGTGATCGCCGGGCTGGTCCGCCGTACCGCGCCCGGTCTGGTCGGCGCGGAGCTGCCCGGCACCGTGCACCTGCTCGACGAGGCGACCGGTGACATCAGCGCCGCGCTGGCGTACGCCGCCGAGGACGCGCCGGCCATCGCGTTGCTGCTGGCCGCCGCGCTGCCCCGGTGGTGGCGGCTGCGGGGGCGGGACGTCTCGGGCCGGGCGTGGCTGCGTCGGCTGCTGGCCGATCCGCGTACCGCCGGTGCGCCGCCGGTGCTGCGGGCGTGGGCGTTGCTCGGCTCGGCGCGGCTGGCCGCCGAGCACGGGGCGGGGCCGGAGGAGCTGCCGTCGGCCCGGGCGGCGCTGGCCGTCTTCGCCGAAGCCGGCGACGTGACCGGGGAGTTGTCCGCCCGGTCGGTGCTCTGCGCGGTGCTGCGTGGGCTCGGCGCGCACGACGAGGCCCGGGAGCAGGCCGACGCGGCCCTGGCGCTGGCCACCCGGCACGGCCGGGTACGCGAGATGGCGGTCGCCCAGCACCACCTGACCTGGCACGACGTACGCGTGGGAGAGCTGGCCGGTGGCCGGCGGCGGCTGGCCACGGTCGACCGGTTGGCCGCGCAGTGCGGCGACCAGCGACTCCGCCTGCTGGCGCGGGCCGACCTGGCCGAGCTGGCCCGGCTGGAGGGCCGCTACGCCGAGGCGGCCGAGCAGGGGCGACGGGCGGCGGCGGCACTTGTCGAGCTGGGCGACCCGGGTCGGCGCCGCCGGACGATCGGCGGCGTGGGGCTGGCGCTCGCGCTCCAGGGGCGGGGTGACGAGGCGCTGGCGGTGGTGGCCGAGCTGTGGCCGTCGGGTCCGGTGCCGCGTCCGCGCCGCCCGCCGGCCGCCGAGCGGTGGGATCCGCCGGTGGTGGGTCGGGACGTCCGCACCGAGGACGCGCTCCGCGCGCTGATCGAGGGCCAGGTGGCGTTGAACCGGGGCGACCGGGAGCTGGCGGCCGAGTGGTTCGCCGCGGCGGCCGAGGCGGCGGCCGGCGGCGCGGACCGGCGGGACCTGGTCGAGGCGCTGGTGGGACTGGCGGCCAGCACCGGCGACGTGGCCGTGCTGGACCGACTGGACCGGGCGCGGCAGGTGACCGGCGTCAGCCTGCTGCCCCGGGAGGAGGAACTGCTCTATGCGCTGGCGGCGCAGCGGGAACGCGCGCGGCGGGCGTGA
- a CDS encoding glutamate--cysteine ligase: protein MGRDVEQGAFSREDRVRYRQKVRRCLDVFALMLDDFGFDADRPMTGLEIELNLVDAAAEPAMRNDQILADIADPLFQTELGQFNLELNASPRLIEGTGFTDYEQDLRSSLSRADERAAKSDATIVMVGILPTLTERHLVADNLSTDERYRVLNDQIVGARGEDIELDINGVERLRTHTDSIAPEAACTSLQFHLQVAPDSFADHWNASQAIAGVQVAVGANSPFLYGRQLWAETRIALFEQATDTRPDELKAQGVRPRVWFGERWITSIFDLFEENVRYFPPLLPICEEEDPVEVLHAGGVPKLGELRLHNGTVYRWNRPVYDIMNGRPHLRVENRVLPAGPTVVDMLANAALYFGLARGLAEAERPIWSQLTFSSAEENFHAAARRGIEAVLHWPRLGDVPVTTLVLDTLLPVAAQGLDGFGVAPAERDRLLGVIEGRCRTGRNGAVWQTETVWAAERHRGMDRKAALHHMVQRYAELQRTNEPVHTWPVD from the coding sequence ATGGGCAGAGACGTCGAGCAGGGCGCCTTCTCCCGCGAGGATCGGGTCCGCTACCGGCAGAAGGTCCGTCGGTGCCTGGACGTCTTCGCGCTGATGCTTGACGACTTCGGCTTCGACGCCGACCGGCCGATGACCGGGTTGGAGATCGAGCTGAACCTGGTCGACGCCGCCGCCGAGCCGGCCATGCGCAACGACCAGATCCTGGCCGACATCGCCGACCCGCTCTTCCAGACCGAGCTGGGCCAGTTCAACCTCGAACTCAACGCGTCGCCCCGGTTGATCGAGGGCACCGGGTTCACCGACTACGAGCAGGACCTGCGCAGCAGCCTCAGCCGCGCCGACGAGCGGGCCGCCAAGTCCGACGCCACCATCGTGATGGTCGGCATCCTGCCCACCCTCACCGAGCGTCACCTGGTCGCCGACAACCTCTCCACGGACGAGCGTTACCGGGTGCTCAACGACCAGATCGTCGGCGCCCGGGGCGAGGACATCGAGCTGGACATCAACGGCGTCGAGCGACTGCGTACGCACACCGACTCGATCGCGCCGGAAGCCGCCTGCACCAGCCTCCAGTTCCACCTCCAGGTCGCGCCGGACAGCTTCGCCGACCACTGGAACGCCTCCCAGGCGATCGCCGGCGTCCAGGTCGCGGTCGGCGCCAACTCGCCGTTCCTCTACGGCCGGCAACTCTGGGCGGAAACCCGGATCGCCCTGTTCGAGCAGGCCACCGACACCCGACCGGACGAGCTGAAGGCCCAGGGCGTACGCCCGCGGGTCTGGTTCGGCGAGCGCTGGATCACCTCGATCTTCGACCTGTTCGAGGAGAACGTCCGCTACTTCCCGCCGCTGCTGCCGATCTGCGAGGAGGAGGACCCGGTCGAGGTGCTGCACGCCGGCGGGGTTCCCAAACTCGGCGAGCTGCGGCTGCACAACGGGACCGTCTACCGCTGGAACCGCCCGGTCTACGACATCATGAACGGCCGCCCGCACCTGCGGGTGGAGAACCGGGTGCTGCCCGCCGGCCCGACCGTGGTGGACATGCTCGCCAACGCCGCGCTCTACTTCGGCCTCGCCCGGGGCCTGGCCGAGGCCGAACGGCCCATCTGGAGCCAGCTCACGTTCAGCTCGGCCGAGGAGAACTTCCACGCCGCCGCCCGGCGCGGCATCGAGGCGGTGCTGCACTGGCCCCGGCTCGGCGACGTACCGGTCACCACGCTCGTCCTCGACACGCTGCTGCCGGTGGCCGCGCAGGGGCTCGACGGGTTCGGTGTCGCCCCGGCCGAACGCGACCGGCTCCTCGGCGTGATCGAGGGACGCTGCCGCACCGGCCGCAACGGCGCGGTCTGGCAGACCGAGACGGTGTGGGCGGCCGAGCGGCACCGTGGCATGGATCGCAAGGCCGCGCTGCACCACATGGTCCAGCGCTACGCCGAACTCCAGCGCACCAACGAACCAGTCCACACCTGGCCCGTCGACTGA